In Lachnospiraceae bacterium, the DNA window TGTAGAAAACAATATCAAGCCGGAACTGGAAAAATTAGGTTCTGTTGGTGAAGTTTCTCTGGCAGGTGGCCAGAAAGAATATATCAGCATCAAGCTGGATCCTGAAAAAGTAGCGCAGTATGGCCTTAGCATGTCACGTATTGCACAGTTTGTAGGTGCTGCAGACTTTACCATTCCTGCAGGTGATGTAAACGTAGGAAAGCAGAATTTGTCTGTCAGCGTCGGAAATGATTTTGACAATACAGAAGCACTGAAAAATGTAGCGATTCCGCTGGCAAATGGAGATGTGATCCATCTTTCTGATGTGGCAACTGTTTCCAATGCTTTGGAAGATGCAGATTCTATTGGCCGTTATAATGGTCAGGACATTGTATCTGTATCCATTAAAAAACAGCAGAGCTCTACTGCTATTGATGTATCAAAAGATGTTTTAAAGCAGGTAAGTGTACTGGAAAAGACTTATCCGGGACTTACATTTACCGTGGTCAATGATTCCAGTGATATGATCACCGAATCAATTACTAACGTATTCCAGACTATGATCATGGCGGTCATTTTGTCTATGATCATTCTGTGGCTGTTCTACGGAGATATCCGTGCCTCTGTTATTGTAGGTACTTCTATCCCTATTTCAATCATGCTGACCTTGATCGCCATGTCGCTTATGGGATTTTCCTTAAACGTAATCTCACTGACATCCCTGGTACTTGGTGTAGGTATGATGGTAGATAACTCCATCAACGTATTGGATGGCTGTTTCCGTGCAAAAGAACATAGAAACTTTTTTGATGCGGCTATTGAAGGAAGCCGTATTATGATCACTTCCATTGTAGGTGGTACAGCCACTACCTGCGTTGTATTTATCCCGCTGGCAATGCTTTCCGGTCTGTCCGGTCAGATGTTTAAGCAGTTAGGTTTCACGATCGTATTCAGTTTGATCGCGTCCTTATTCTCTGCGGTCACCATCGTACCGCTGTGTTATTATCAGTGGCATCCGGTAGAAAAGGAAAATGCACCTGTTGCCGGTTTTATACGTAAATGCCAGGAAATTTACCGTAATATCATGCCTGGTATTATCCCGAAGACAAAGACAGTTATCAGTGCCAGTATTTTACTGCTTGTATTTTCCTTCTTCTTAGCTTCCAGACTGGATGTAAAGCTGATGGTTTCTACAGATGAAGGTATTGTAGATGTAACTGTTAAAACAAAACCGGGTCTTTCTGTTGCTGCTGTTAATGACACAGTGTCCCAGATTGAAAATATGGTGGCAAATGACGAAGAAGTCGATCATTATCTGCTGACCTACGGTTCTAGTGGTTTAAGCACCATGGGAGGAAGCAGTGTTACTTTAAGTGCTTACTTAAAGGATGACCGTAAAATGTCCACAGACCAGGTTATTGACAAGTGGACCCGTGAAACAGAAAAATATAAAGATATTTCTGTAACCCTGGAACAGGGAAGTACCACATCTTCCTCTATGAGCAGTACAAATCAGATCGAAGTTGACTTACAGAGTACGGATTACAATGCTTTAAAACAGGCTTCTGATGAATTGGTGGCAGAGCTTCGCCAGAGAGAAGATGTAATGCAGGTACATTCCTCTATTGAAAATGCGGCACCTGTTATTAAGGTAAATGTAGATCCTGTTTTAGCACAGGCAGAAGGTCTTACGCCTGCTTCTATTGGTTCTCTGATCTACAGCAATTTAAGCGGTATCAAAGCAACCACTGTTCGTGTAAACGGTGAAGATACAGATGTAAGAGTAGAGTTTGCAGCAGATAAATATGACAGTATTGATAAGCTTCAGGGGATGATGATCACCACAGCAACAGGAACCACACTTCCTCTGGAAGATCTGGCAACTATCCATTACGAGGACAGCCCGCAGCAGATCCAGCGTAAGAATAAGCAGTATCAGGTATCTATTACGATGGAGCCACAGTCTGAGTATAAGAAAACAGCTGAAAAAGATGTGAAGGAATTTGTGCGTAACTGGAATATGCCAAATGAGGTAGAAATGGCGCCAAATGCCATGGATGAGAGCATGGGAAGTGAGATCGGTGCTTTAGGAGGTGCTCTTATAACCGGCGTTTTCCTGGTATTCGTTGTAATGGCTATCCAGTTTGAGTCACCTAAGTTCTCACTGATGATCATGACGACCATTCCATTCTCACTGATAGGATCCTTTGGACTTCTGTTCCTGGCAGACAGCCCCATCAGTATGGTATCCATGTTAGGTTTCCTGATGTTAGTTGGTACGGTAGTAAACAATGGTATTTTGTATGTAGATACGGTAAATCAGTTCCTTGCAGAAATGCCTCTGGATAAGGCGCTGGTAGAAGCTGGTGCTATCCGTATGAGACCTATTTTGATGACAACAGGAACAACCGTGATCTCTATGCTTCCTAACGCGGTTGCTTACGGTAAATCCGGTGCCATGATGCAGGGCCTTGCACTGGTAGATGTAGGTGGTCTGATCGCAGCAACGATCCTGACACTGATCCTTCTTCCAACTTATTACAGACTGGTCCACAATATGGGACGTAAGGCAGTTGGGGAAGATGTGCCTATGGTTTCTGATTAAAAATTAAGATGATACCAGGGTCAAAAGTTCATAAATCCGATGCAAGCTTGCTTACAGGAGGATTTGTGAACTTGGGACCCGCCCAAAACATGAGTAAGAAGCCATTTTTTGAAGAAAAATGAGCGGATTACGAATGTTTTTAGAATTGCGGGAGTGCAAAGCACGTAGCAATTCGGTATCAGAGGGGTCAAAATACTTTTTGACCCCAACCTCTTAAGATATGTAAGATAATAAGAGAGCAGGACTTTTGTGGTTTTGCTCTCTTTTGGCGTTGTTACAGTTCAGCCATGACATGGCGTTATGCTTTTTGTATAAACCTGATTGACGTTTTACCTGAAAAATTGTATAATTGATAAAGAATTTGGAAATTTTCAGACGGGAGAATACAAATGATCGCATTAAAGGCCGAAGATGTAAAGTCCTTTACTACCAAACTGTTTGTACGGGAGGATTTTGATGCATTTCTGGTAAAAGAAGTGAACATTACCACCTACAACAGTTTTTCCATTGACGGACATGTAAAACAGGGCTATTACACAGAGGAAGAACGGGAAGAAAACAACATAGAAGAGTTTTCAACCTGGAAAACCTTAAGGCCTTTTTGTTTTTCACTGATCAAAGGAAAAAAGCTTCCTGGAAGTTTTCGCATCGTGCTGCAGCTGCCAAAGGCGGGGACAGATAAATTTGCCGCAAGAACAGGCGCCGGGATCGATGGAAACCAGATCGTAGGGTTATATCTGAATATACGTTACGATAATGGGGAAATGTATTGTATTACCGGAACATCATTAAATTTTTTCACCATGGACAAAACGCTGGATCTTGAATGGGACAAGGCGGTCAAACAGTTTTTACAGTCCCATGAGATTCCATGTACAGAGGCAACTGAAGGATAAAAGCAGGAGGAAATGGCATGGATAAAAACAATTTTTCACAGAAATTGGCGGAACTTACAGCTCTGGCAGCGGTCAGTGAGAACAAACTCCAGATGACACAGGTTCTGGACGCTTTTGCTAAAGAACAGGTGACACCGGAAGAAATGGAATCTGTTTATGCCAAGCTGGAAAAAAAGGGGATCCAGATACTGACAGAGGGGGAAGAAGGGGATTTAGCAGATGAAAGTCTTCTTTTAGATGACGGGGATGATTCGGATGATTCTGTTTCCAGCATCATTGGAGATAAATACAGGTGGAGTCACAACGATTCTTTAGATGACGGGGACAATGATGAGTTTACGTCTTCTTCTGCCGATGATGAAGAAGGGAAAAATGCTACCCAGGAGCAGTTATTAGAGGGCGTTGCAAGTACAGATCCCATTCGTGAATATTTAAAAGAGATCGGTTCTATCCCCTTGTTGACCCAGGAACAGGAACAGGATCTGGCAAAGCGTAAATCCGAGGGAGATGCAGAAGCAGGAAAGAAGTTAGTAGAAGCAAACCTTCGTCTGGTAGTCAGCATTGCAAAGCGCTATACCGGTCGTGGTATGAGTTTTCTGGATCTGGTCCAGGAGGGAAATATCGGTCTAATGAAGGCTGTAGAGAAGTTTGATTATACAAAGGGATACCGTCTCAGTACCTATGCCACATGGTGGGTAAAACAGTCTGTTACAAGAGCTTTGGCAGACCAGTCCCGTACCATCCGCCTGCCGGTCCATATGGTAGAAGCGGTAAACCGCATCAGAAAAGCCCAGAGAGCTTTAGCTGTAAAGCTTGGAAGAGAGCCTTCCAATGAAGAAATCGGCAAAGAAGTGGGAATGTCTGAAAAGCGGGTTACAGAGCTGATGCAGTCTTCCGGTGATACGGTATCCTTAGAGACACCGGTAGGAGATGAAGACGGCTCAAATTTAGGCGATTTTGTGGCAGATGATTCCAATGCTTCCACAGAGGAAAAAGCAGAAAGCGTCTTTTTAAGAGAAGAGATCGAACAGATGCTCCAGGGGTTGAATCCAAGGGAAAGGGAAGTGATCATCTTGAGATTTGGTCTTGAAAGCGGCCATCCCCTGACACTGGAAGAAGTAGGAAAGCGCTTCAAAGTTACCAGAGAGCGTATCAGGCAGATTGAGACAGCAGCGCTTAGAAAGCTTCGCAATCCATCCAGAAGTAAGAAAATCAGGGATTTTCTGCCGTGAAAAATTTACAGAAAGGTCATATCAGGTGACTCACGGACCCACAGTTAATACTTTTTTGCTTGATCCACTGTACAATAAGGTACGGTGGATCTTTTTATGTAAAAATGGTAATGTGAACAGCAGGTGATGTACTTTTGCTAGCACTCATTTAAAATGAGTGCTAATTTTTTGTTGACTTTTAGATATAACGGTACTACAATATATCTTGCGGACAAAATCCGTTTTTAAGATTTTTAAAGCACATATTACTAGTACATCGTTTCGTAAATAACTGTACGAATCACGTAGGATGCGGATTTGAGTGTGCAGGTCTAAAAACGCAGGCGTAGCTGGCTACGCTGAGGTTTTTAGGCCTGTGCAATCAGATTCGCAGACAAGTGAGTGGTATAGTTATTTTGAAAACGATGTACTAGAAAAGATTAAGAAGATTTATAAGAAAGAGGCGTATATTATGGCAAAGAAAGGCAGTTTATCTATAACAAGTGAAAATATTTTCCCTGTAATCAAAAAGTGGCTGTATTCCGACCATGACATTTTTTACAGAGAGCTGATCAGCAATGGCTGCGATGCTATTACTAAATTAAAGAAATTAGAGCTGATGGGAGAGTACGAGAAGCCAGAAGAGGTTGAGTACAAGATCCAGGTCAGCGTAAATCCTACAGATAAGACCATCACCATTGAAGATAATGGTCTTGGTATGACTGAGGAAGAGATCGACAAGTATATTAACCAGATCGCATTCTCCGGTGTTCAGGATTTTATGGAAAAGTACAAAGATAAGGCAAATGAAGACCAGATCATCGGCCACTTTGGTCTTGGTTTCTACTCTGCATTTATGGTAGCTGACAAGGTTGAGATCAATTCCCTGTCTTACCAGAAAGATGCAAAGCCGGTACACTGGGAGTCTGAAGGCGGCATCAACTTTGAGATGGCCGAAGGCGACAAAAAGGAGGTTGGTACTTCCATTAAGCTGTATCTGAACGAAGAAAGCACTGAATTTGCAAATGAATACAGAGCAAGAGAAGTGATCGAAAAATACTGTGCATTTATGCCGGTAAACATTTTCTTAAAGAATGAGACTGCAGAGCCGGAATATGAGACCATCGAAAAAGATGAGCTTACTCACAAGGATACAGTTGTTGAGACAGTTATTGAACCTGCAAAGACAGAAGAGAAGGAAAAAGAGGATGGAACCAAGGAAACAGTAGAAGTAGAGCCATCCAGGGAGAAATATAAGATTTTAAAGCGTCCGGTTGCATTAAATGATACTGATCCGCTGTGGAATAAGCATCCAAATGAGTGTACGGATGAACAGTACAAGGATTTCTACCGCAAGGTATTCAGGGATTACAAGGAGCCTCTGTTCTGGATCCACCTGAACATGGATTATCCGTTTAACTTAAAGGGTATCTTGTACTTCCCGAAGATCAACATGGAATATGACAGCCTGGAAGGAACCATCAAGCTTTACAATAACCAGGTATTTATCGCTGATAATATCAAGGAAGTGATCCCTGAATTCCTGATGCTGTTAAAGGGTGTCATTGATTGTCCTGATCTGCCTCTTAACGTATCACGTAGTGCCCTGCAGAATGATGGTTTTGTAAAGAAGATCTCCGATTACATTACCAAGAAGGTAGCAGACAAGCTGTCTGGTATGTGCAAGACAGATCGTGAGAATTATGAGAAATACTGGGATGATATTGCTCCATTTATCAAGTTTGGTTATATCAAGGATGAGAAGTTTGCAGAGAAGATGGGCGACTATATCTTGTATAAGAACTTAGAGGGCAAGTATCTTACCTTAAATGACTGCCTGGAAGAAAACAAGGAAAAACATGAAAATACTATTTTCTATGTAACCAATGAAAAAGAACAGAGCCAGTACATCAATCTGTTTAAGGAAGAAGGAATTGATGCAGTGATCATGCCTGCTGCTATTGATAATCCGTTTATCAGCCATGTAGAGCAGAAGCATGAAGGACTTAAGTTCCTGCGTATTGATACAGACTTAAATGCTTCTTTCAAGGAAGAGGTAAAGGAAGATGACGAAGCTTTCAAGAAGACAAGTGAAGAGCTGACAGAGGTATTTAAGAAGGCTTTAAATAATGACAAACTGGATATCAAGGTTGAGAAGATGAAGAATGCATCTGTTGCATCTATGATCACTGTATCTGAGGAAACCAGACGTATGCAGGATATGATGAAGATGTACAACATGGGCGGCATGGATATGAGTGCGTTTGGCGCAACAGGAGAGACTCTTGTATTAAATGCAAATCATCCTCTGGTTAAATATGTCCTGGAGAACAAAGAAGGCGAAAATACAGTTAAGATCTGCGAACAGCTGTATGATCTGGCAAGCCTGGCACATGGTCAGCTGTCACCAGAGCGTATGACTAACTTTGTAAACCGCAGTAATGATATTATGATGATCATGGCTGGACAGAAAGCAGAATAAATAGTACAATAAAAAGCACGACACAGATTTGCGGGGGCTGTTTCACAGGCATTTTGCCTGAGTCGGCCCCTGTTTTTTTGGAATATACTGAATTTGGGATATAGGGAGAAATGCACATGAAAAAACGTACTTTATCAAGAAGTCTGCTCACATTGGCTCTTGGCATGTCCTTAGCGGCAGCAGGCGCTTTTGCAGCTTTTGCAGATCCGCTTGGCTTAAGCTATATTAATGGACAGAATGTTACCAGCCGCTTTGGAAGTTTTGAATTGTCTGTACCATCAGAATATAAAGTGGACAGAAGCGGTGCCTCTTCTGCACTTTCAGGAGAACTGGTAGCAGGTCTTGTGGAAAATGGTGGTAAAGTGGATTTTGCTGCATCAATGGTAGATGAGGCGAACAAAAGCTATATTATCAACACAGCACTGGTAATGCCGGCAGATGATGGTTCCGGACAGCCTTTCAGTGTTGCTGCCTTAAAAGCAGAATTAGCAGAATCCGGTCTTGACCCGGAAAATACAGAAAGCGGTACTGTAAGACTGGGGGCTGCAGATTATGAATATCTGAAAGTAAATTACGGAAAAATGATGGCGGACTCCATGCGTAGGCAGCTGGAGTCAGGACGGCTCTCTGAAAAGCAGAAAGCGCAGGCACAGACTTTTATCAACCAGATGGAAAAGATGCTGGTCAATGATTTTTATATCCGGAATACAGGAGACCAGATCTATGTACTCTGCCAGACCTATTCCTCAGACCAGGTGCAGAGGGCTGCTGCATTTCTAAGCCTTTTAAAGCCGTATACAGGTGTAGAAGGCTGGTACAAAAACGGAGAGAACTGGCAGTATAAAAAAGCGGATGGCCAGATGGCAGCAGGCTGCTGGGAGCAGGATGAAAATGGGCTTACCTATCATCTGGATGGAAATGGAAATATTGAGCGCAGCGTCTGGGTACATGAAAACGGTGGCTGGAAATACGTGGATGAAAGCGGTCATATGGTAACTTCTGTGACCAGAACCATTAACGGGACCCAGTATACTTTTGATGATAAGGGAAATATGATCGCCGGAAGTGAGAAAGCGGCTCTGGATTATTCCCTTGGAAAACTGGAAGGAAATACCTATACGAATTACTGGGCAGATATGACACTTTCCTTCCCGGAGGCAGCTACTGTTATGATCGGAAATGGCAGTGCCCAGACCTATGCCCTGGTTGGTGGTGAACATGTGGATGTAAATGATCCTGAATTAAGTTACCGTATTACAGTGGATTTTACAGATGCAGACATGGAGTTGGACCGTTTTATAGATGCAGTAGTCGGTCACGGGGGAACAGATGGATATAAGGTAGATGCTTCAGGTAAAGTGAACCTGGGGGGCTATGAATTCCGCTATTGCAGGACTTCCTACGATTTTGGCGATGGAACCGCCCATCACTCTGACTGGTATGTACGCCAGATCGATTCCAAACTGGTCCTGATTCATTTTGATTACTACGATGAGCTGAAAAACCAGGTACAACAGGTTTATGACAGTATAAGACAGCCACAGGCGTAGTCAGATAGTTGGTAAAAAACGTCAAAGAGTAAGGAAGGCTCTTTGACGTTTTTTCGACATTACTAACGTATTATGAATATTAAAAGTTTTTTGATATATGTGCCGTTACATGGGGCCTAAGTGAATCATTTGAGCGATAAATACCAGGGCACTTCCTACTGCCAACCAGAGAAGCATGATTTTCCACATAAAGCGCATCCAACGATCGTAAGGAATATTTGCAACACTTAAGTTCCCCATTAATGCGGTAGACATAGGAAGAATGTAATTGCAGAATCCATCGCCAAAGTTAAATGCCAGAATAGCAGTTTGACGAGTAATTCCGACCATATCTGCAACGGGAGTAAAAATTGGCATAACTACAGCAGCTTGTCCGGAACCGGAAGTTACCAATATATTGATGATAAAATTAACCCAGTACATACACATGCCACGCAGTGCGGGAGGAAATGCGTTAAGTACAATGGTACATCCGTAAACCAGAGTATCCAGAATATTAGCTGAAGATAAAACACCAGATGTAGCTCTTGCAAGACCAAGGATTAAAGCAGATACAGTGAGTTTTTGACATCCTGCTGCAAAATGTTTAGCAATAGTACTTGGACCAAACCCAGCAAAAGCACCTGAAATTACACCAAGCCAGATAAAGACAACAGATATTTCAGGAAGATCCCATCCTCGTGTTACACAACCCCATACCAGAACAACAAGGGAACCAATTAAAGTTAAAAGAACCAGAAGCTTACGTGGAGTCAGAGAAGAGTCGTGAGAGGCATCAACATCTTCATCATTTCTCAGTTTATCCAATTCGTACATAGGGCTTGAAGCAGGATTGGATTTGACTTTACGTGCGTAACGGATCAGAGCAATACTGGTAAAGATCCAGAAAACGAAGAAGCAGAAGAAACGGTATTGAATACCGGAGTAAAGTGGAAGTTCTGCAATTTTCTGGGCAACAATGGTAGTTGAGGTATTTAAAGTGCCTGTGGAAAAACCAATGGCACCACCTAAAAGTGGCAGTGCAGCACCAGTAATGGAGTCAAATCCCATAGCTCTTGTCATCATAATGATAACAGGAGTAAATCCAATAAATACAGTTACAGACTGTGTAGTAGCAATGGCAGCGAAAACCAAGAGCAGAAGTGGGATGAAAATAGCTTCCTTATTGCCGAATTTTGCAACTACTTTTGCGATTAGTACCTGAAGTGCACCGGTTTCAACCAG includes these proteins:
- a CDS encoding efflux RND transporter permease subunit; its protein translation is MLNLTKFAVRKPVTIIMCLLTIAYFGIQSLLGTKVELTPEMEFPMLVVSTVYAGASPDDIKDLIATKEEDAVSSLDDVKNVYSFSQDNVAIVLVEYNYGTNIDTAYINLKKAIDGIKGDLPDDANEPNIMEMDMNSQPVITLAVGGQIDGNLYTYVENNIKPELEKLGSVGEVSLAGGQKEYISIKLDPEKVAQYGLSMSRIAQFVGAADFTIPAGDVNVGKQNLSVSVGNDFDNTEALKNVAIPLANGDVIHLSDVATVSNALEDADSIGRYNGQDIVSVSIKKQQSSTAIDVSKDVLKQVSVLEKTYPGLTFTVVNDSSDMITESITNVFQTMIMAVILSMIILWLFYGDIRASVIVGTSIPISIMLTLIAMSLMGFSLNVISLTSLVLGVGMMVDNSINVLDGCFRAKEHRNFFDAAIEGSRIMITSIVGGTATTCVVFIPLAMLSGLSGQMFKQLGFTIVFSLIASLFSAVTIVPLCYYQWHPVEKENAPVAGFIRKCQEIYRNIMPGIIPKTKTVISASILLLVFSFFLASRLDVKLMVSTDEGIVDVTVKTKPGLSVAAVNDTVSQIENMVANDEEVDHYLLTYGSSGLSTMGGSSVTLSAYLKDDRKMSTDQVIDKWTRETEKYKDISVTLEQGSTTSSSMSSTNQIEVDLQSTDYNALKQASDELVAELRQREDVMQVHSSIENAAPVIKVNVDPVLAQAEGLTPASIGSLIYSNLSGIKATTVRVNGEDTDVRVEFAADKYDSIDKLQGMMITTATGTTLPLEDLATIHYEDSPQQIQRKNKQYQVSITMEPQSEYKKTAEKDVKEFVRNWNMPNEVEMAPNAMDESMGSEIGALGGALITGVFLVFVVMAIQFESPKFSLMIMTTIPFSLIGSFGLLFLADSPISMVSMLGFLMLVGTVVNNGILYVDTVNQFLAEMPLDKALVEAGAIRMRPILMTTGTTVISMLPNAVAYGKSGAMMQGLALVDVGGLIAATILTLILLPTYYRLVHNMGRKAVGEDVPMVSD
- a CDS encoding sigma-70 family RNA polymerase sigma factor; translation: MDKNNFSQKLAELTALAAVSENKLQMTQVLDAFAKEQVTPEEMESVYAKLEKKGIQILTEGEEGDLADESLLLDDGDDSDDSVSSIIGDKYRWSHNDSLDDGDNDEFTSSSADDEEGKNATQEQLLEGVASTDPIREYLKEIGSIPLLTQEQEQDLAKRKSEGDAEAGKKLVEANLRLVVSIAKRYTGRGMSFLDLVQEGNIGLMKAVEKFDYTKGYRLSTYATWWVKQSVTRALADQSRTIRLPVHMVEAVNRIRKAQRALAVKLGREPSNEEIGKEVGMSEKRVTELMQSSGDTVSLETPVGDEDGSNLGDFVADDSNASTEEKAESVFLREEIEQMLQGLNPREREVIILRFGLESGHPLTLEEVGKRFKVTRERIRQIETAALRKLRNPSRSKKIRDFLP
- a CDS encoding AbgT family transporter, with translation MFWQAVPDQFSFIAKTPVNPLLIPNYIIDGFSSSAKLIFMVIMSGGAFNVLVETGALQVLIAKVVAKFGNKEAIFIPLLLLVFAAIATTQSVTVFIGFTPVIIMMTRAMGFDSITGAALPLLGGAIGFSTGTLNTSTTIVAQKIAELPLYSGIQYRFFCFFVFWIFTSIALIRYARKVKSNPASSPMYELDKLRNDEDVDASHDSSLTPRKLLVLLTLIGSLVVLVWGCVTRGWDLPEISVVFIWLGVISGAFAGFGPSTIAKHFAAGCQKLTVSALILGLARATSGVLSSANILDTLVYGCTIVLNAFPPALRGMCMYWVNFIINILVTSGSGQAAVVMPIFTPVADMVGITRQTAILAFNFGDGFCNYILPMSTALMGNLSVANIPYDRWMRFMWKIMLLWLAVGSALVFIAQMIHLGPM
- a CDS encoding DUF5721 family protein; translation: MIALKAEDVKSFTTKLFVREDFDAFLVKEVNITTYNSFSIDGHVKQGYYTEEEREENNIEEFSTWKTLRPFCFSLIKGKKLPGSFRIVLQLPKAGTDKFAARTGAGIDGNQIVGLYLNIRYDNGEMYCITGTSLNFFTMDKTLDLEWDKAVKQFLQSHEIPCTEATEG
- the htpG gene encoding molecular chaperone HtpG, which produces MAKKGSLSITSENIFPVIKKWLYSDHDIFYRELISNGCDAITKLKKLELMGEYEKPEEVEYKIQVSVNPTDKTITIEDNGLGMTEEEIDKYINQIAFSGVQDFMEKYKDKANEDQIIGHFGLGFYSAFMVADKVEINSLSYQKDAKPVHWESEGGINFEMAEGDKKEVGTSIKLYLNEESTEFANEYRAREVIEKYCAFMPVNIFLKNETAEPEYETIEKDELTHKDTVVETVIEPAKTEEKEKEDGTKETVEVEPSREKYKILKRPVALNDTDPLWNKHPNECTDEQYKDFYRKVFRDYKEPLFWIHLNMDYPFNLKGILYFPKINMEYDSLEGTIKLYNNQVFIADNIKEVIPEFLMLLKGVIDCPDLPLNVSRSALQNDGFVKKISDYITKKVADKLSGMCKTDRENYEKYWDDIAPFIKFGYIKDEKFAEKMGDYILYKNLEGKYLTLNDCLEENKEKHENTIFYVTNEKEQSQYINLFKEEGIDAVIMPAAIDNPFISHVEQKHEGLKFLRIDTDLNASFKEEVKEDDEAFKKTSEELTEVFKKALNNDKLDIKVEKMKNASVASMITVSEETRRMQDMMKMYNMGGMDMSAFGATGETLVLNANHPLVKYVLENKEGENTVKICEQLYDLASLAHGQLSPERMTNFVNRSNDIMMIMAGQKAE